The Gordonibacter urolithinfaciens genome contains a region encoding:
- a CDS encoding sensor domain-containing diguanylate cyclase, giving the protein MPNPSEETDYLRAMPVPFAVVKTIPDEEGRTVDLVFAYVNDAAIALAGCAREVLVGSSVFDACPDVARCMLGVLDDTARTGAAQYFTCRSVSGDRYFSVRSYRPREGFCACVLQDVTEQALLDRRLREERRLLERQAMRDPLTGLYHVRQGRRLVEGALAEPRWEGACSALFMFDVDDFKKVNDEHGHHRGDDVLRGFAQLLEQSFRRTDIVFRAGGDEFSAFVADIPCACVAERICFDVIAGVERLSAEGVPVSVSIGAAVGRPGWSYESYYRVADQALYRIKRTGKSAYRVAVMDGPAAPASALSGAPERRSLRRSARKGAPRTQPAA; this is encoded by the coding sequence GTGCCGAACCCCAGCGAAGAGACCGACTACCTGCGTGCCATGCCCGTGCCGTTCGCCGTCGTCAAGACCATCCCCGACGAGGAGGGGCGCACCGTCGACCTGGTGTTCGCCTATGTAAACGATGCCGCCATCGCCTTGGCAGGCTGCGCGCGCGAGGTGCTCGTGGGCTCGTCGGTGTTCGATGCCTGCCCCGATGTTGCGCGCTGCATGCTGGGAGTGCTGGACGACACGGCGCGCACGGGCGCCGCGCAGTACTTCACCTGCCGCAGCGTTTCCGGCGACCGTTACTTCTCCGTGCGTTCCTACCGCCCCCGCGAGGGCTTCTGCGCCTGCGTGCTCCAGGACGTTACCGAGCAGGCTCTGCTGGACCGCCGATTGCGCGAGGAGCGTCGTCTCCTGGAGCGCCAGGCCATGCGCGATCCGCTGACCGGCCTGTACCATGTGCGGCAGGGCAGGCGCCTCGTGGAGGGCGCCCTTGCCGAACCGCGCTGGGAGGGTGCGTGCAGCGCGCTGTTCATGTTCGATGTGGACGACTTCAAGAAGGTGAACGACGAGCACGGGCACCACCGCGGCGACGACGTGCTGCGCGGGTTCGCCCAGCTGCTGGAGCAGTCGTTCCGGCGTACCGACATCGTGTTCCGCGCGGGCGGCGACGAGTTCTCCGCGTTCGTGGCCGACATCCCGTGCGCCTGCGTGGCCGAGCGGATATGCTTCGACGTCATCGCGGGCGTCGAGCGGCTCTCGGCCGAGGGCGTGCCGGTGAGCGTGAGCATCGGCGCTGCCGTGGGGAGGCCCGGCTGGTCGTACGAGTCGTACTACCGCGTGGCCGACCAGGCGCTGTACCGCATCAAGCGCACGGGGAAGAGCGCGTACCGCGTGGCCGTAATGGACGGCCCCGCCGCCCCCGCGTCGGCCCTGTCCGGGGCGCCCGAGCGCCGCAGCCTGCGGCGCTCCGCGCGGAAAGGGGCGCCGCGTACCCAGCCTGCGGCCTGA
- a CDS encoding viscotoxin-A3, producing the protein MAELTDQQIAREEKFLEGIPRLNVGALFLPPIWGPAHGMWAALLFYPIWLFADNTFYAAWTERTPLALIVAAAVFVTLTAGTVAFSLIGQPFAAHRAASRGVEKDAYLRRQRVWAAVSVVAGCVMIAGATYYNLAIRPTLGA; encoded by the coding sequence GTGGCTGAATTGACGGACCAGCAGATCGCACGGGAAGAGAAGTTCCTGGAGGGTATACCGCGCCTCAACGTGGGTGCGCTGTTCCTTCCGCCCATCTGGGGGCCGGCTCATGGCATGTGGGCGGCGCTCCTGTTCTATCCCATCTGGCTGTTCGCGGACAACACGTTCTACGCGGCATGGACGGAGCGCACGCCGCTTGCGCTCATCGTGGCGGCAGCCGTTTTCGTGACGCTCACGGCGGGCACGGTGGCCTTCTCCCTCATCGGGCAGCCCTTCGCCGCGCATCGCGCCGCCTCGCGCGGCGTGGAGAAGGATGCGTACTTGCGCCGTCAGCGCGTATGGGCTGCGGTGAGCGTGGTCGCGGGTTGCGTCATGATCGCCGGGGCCACTTACTACAACCTGGCCATCCGCCCGACGTTGGGGGCGTGA
- a CDS encoding DUF488 domain-containing protein, which yields MRINTISAYETTAEKFFGALESWDVDLLLDTRLKNTNQLAGFTKKNDLAYFVPKLLHADYVHDKLFAPAPTMLERYLHGNIGWDAYADAYREDIREREAVPQFYDRYGEYKSVCLLGTATHKRRSHVEVLQQMLEAATKG from the coding sequence ATGCGAATCAACACGATCAGCGCCTACGAGACCACTGCCGAGAAGTTCTTCGGCGCCTTGGAGTCATGGGACGTCGACCTGCTGCTGGACACGCGCTTGAAGAACACGAACCAGCTGGCAGGCTTCACCAAGAAGAACGACCTGGCGTACTTCGTGCCGAAGCTCCTGCACGCCGACTACGTGCACGACAAGCTGTTCGCCCCGGCGCCCACCATGCTCGAGCGCTACCTGCACGGCAACATCGGCTGGGACGCCTACGCCGACGCCTATCGCGAGGACATCCGCGAGCGCGAGGCCGTGCCGCAGTTCTACGACCGTTACGGCGAGTACAAAAGCGTCTGCCTCCTGGGCACCGCCACCCACAAGCGCCGCAGCCACGTCGAGGTGCTCCAGCAGATGCTCGAGGCCGCGACGAAGGGCTAG
- a CDS encoding TetR/AcrR family transcriptional regulator produces the protein MRSRDTKGRIVEAAFGLFAEQGYHAVSVRDIAAAVGVKDASLYNHFPGKQAIFDAVLAAQLERTRAVFAEQGVMTAPVEDPAGYAGAFEETERRVLAGFRHFFADGDMVRLRRLLAASRYADAHAAEAFRFVFVEQPLAIQRAVFEHLMAIGQFALDDAQALAREFYGPVFLLLLSDVPWEDAEPLIRDHLGRFFSAHAIGAPAGAAAEGGAR, from the coding sequence GTGAGGAGCAGGGACACGAAAGGGCGAATCGTCGAGGCGGCGTTCGGGTTGTTCGCGGAGCAGGGGTACCATGCCGTTTCCGTGCGCGACATCGCGGCGGCGGTGGGTGTCAAGGACGCGTCGCTCTACAACCATTTCCCGGGCAAGCAGGCCATCTTCGACGCGGTGCTGGCCGCGCAGCTCGAGCGCACGCGCGCGGTGTTCGCGGAGCAGGGCGTCATGACCGCGCCGGTCGAGGACCCCGCCGGGTACGCCGGTGCGTTCGAGGAGACGGAGCGGCGGGTGCTGGCGGGGTTCCGGCACTTCTTCGCGGACGGGGACATGGTCCGGCTGCGCCGGCTGCTGGCCGCAAGCCGGTACGCCGACGCCCACGCTGCGGAGGCGTTCCGCTTCGTGTTCGTGGAGCAGCCCCTGGCCATCCAGCGCGCGGTGTTCGAGCACCTGATGGCCATCGGGCAGTTCGCACTCGACGACGCCCAGGCCCTCGCGCGCGAGTTCTACGGGCCGGTGTTCCTGCTGCTGCTCTCGGACGTTCCCTGGGAGGACGCGGAGCCGCTCATACGCGACCACCTGGGACGGTTCTTCTCTGCACATGCGATCGGGGCACCTGCGGGCGCTGCGGCGGAAGGAGGCGCGCGATGA
- a CDS encoding NADPH-dependent FMN reductase: MDILAIAGSLRQGSYNRQLAEAAGAALGRLHPEAGFRLLAWDDVPLMNQDIEHPAPGAVARVRDEVKRADGLWLFSPEYNHAIPGPLKNLIDWLSRPVSEAEGQVLAGKPVALAGASIGMSGAAHAQEQFVGVLSFLDARIMNQPRLAIPHIATQAADGVLALDSSAPYLERQARAFVRFIEREGL, translated from the coding sequence ATGGACATACTCGCCATCGCCGGATCGCTTCGGCAGGGAAGCTACAACCGCCAGCTCGCCGAGGCCGCGGGGGCTGCGCTGGGCAGGCTGCACCCCGAAGCAGGCTTCCGGCTGCTCGCTTGGGACGACGTCCCGCTCATGAACCAGGATATCGAGCACCCTGCGCCCGGCGCCGTGGCGCGCGTCCGCGACGAGGTCAAGCGCGCCGACGGGCTGTGGCTGTTCAGCCCCGAGTACAACCACGCCATCCCCGGCCCGCTGAAGAACCTGATCGACTGGCTCTCGCGCCCTGTGAGCGAGGCCGAGGGCCAGGTGCTGGCCGGCAAGCCCGTGGCGCTGGCCGGCGCCAGCATCGGCATGAGCGGGGCGGCGCATGCGCAGGAGCAGTTCGTGGGCGTGCTCAGCTTCCTGGATGCGCGGATCATGAACCAGCCGCGCCTGGCCATCCCCCACATTGCCACCCAGGCCGCAGACGGCGTGCTCGCGCTGGACTCCTCGGCACCCTACCTGGAGCGGCAGGCGCGGGCGTTCGTGCGCTTCATCGAGCGCGAGGGCCTCTAG
- a CDS encoding DMT family transporter, whose product MSAREAAKVARAAGGSAARGHLFALFTVAVWGTTFVATKVLLVDFAPIEILFYRFLIGFLVLWACRPRHVRLGGWREEALVAAAGLTGVVLYFLFENIALTYTTASNVGVIVAVNPFFTALLSSALLRDEKLHPVFFAGFALAMAGIVLISWEGLGTGGVVGDALAVAAAAVWAFYAVLTRKLSLLCDDTIQMTKRTFAWGLVLMVPALFLLDFQFGIERFADPVAAANMLFLGVGASAACFATWGIAVKLLGAVKTSAYIYLVPVITVAASVLVLGEPLTPQICVGVVLTCAGLVLSERGKGAPPAEAAACGDGCAGAAGAEAAGGAGVHGCEEAAPDRR is encoded by the coding sequence ATGAGCGCGCGCGAGGCGGCGAAGGTCGCGCGGGCGGCCGGAGGGTCGGCGGCGCGCGGGCACCTGTTCGCGCTCTTCACCGTGGCGGTGTGGGGCACGACGTTCGTGGCCACGAAAGTGCTGCTCGTGGACTTCGCGCCCATCGAGATACTGTTCTACCGCTTCCTCATAGGGTTCTTGGTGCTGTGGGCGTGCCGTCCTCGCCATGTGAGGCTGGGCGGCTGGCGCGAGGAGGCGCTCGTAGCGGCGGCCGGCCTCACGGGCGTGGTGCTGTACTTCCTGTTCGAGAACATCGCGCTCACCTACACCACGGCCAGCAACGTGGGCGTGATCGTGGCGGTGAACCCGTTCTTCACGGCGCTGCTGTCCTCGGCGCTGCTGCGCGACGAGAAGCTGCACCCGGTGTTCTTCGCCGGGTTCGCGCTTGCCATGGCGGGCATCGTGCTCATCAGCTGGGAGGGGCTGGGCACGGGCGGCGTGGTGGGCGACGCGCTTGCGGTGGCGGCCGCGGCCGTGTGGGCGTTCTACGCCGTGCTCACCCGCAAGCTTTCGCTGCTGTGCGACGACACCATCCAGATGACGAAGCGCACGTTCGCCTGGGGCCTCGTGCTCATGGTGCCGGCGCTGTTCCTGCTGGACTTCCAGTTCGGCATCGAGCGGTTCGCCGATCCGGTTGCGGCCGCGAACATGCTGTTCCTGGGCGTGGGCGCGTCGGCGGCGTGCTTCGCCACGTGGGGCATCGCCGTGAAGCTTCTGGGCGCCGTGAAGACGAGCGCCTACATCTACCTCGTGCCGGTGATCACGGTTGCGGCGTCGGTGCTGGTGCTGGGCGAGCCGCTCACGCCGCAGATCTGCGTCGGCGTCGTGCTGACCTGCGCCGGGCTCGTGCTGTCCGAGCGAGGCAAGGGCGCGCCGCCCGCGGAGGCCGCAGCGTGCGGGGACGGCTGCGCGGGCGCGGCGGGCGCGGAGGCCGCGGGTGGCGCTGGAGTCCACGGCTGCGAGGAGGCTGCGCCCGACCGGCGCTAG
- a CDS encoding flavodoxin domain-containing protein, producing the protein MSAIVVYASQTGFTRRYAEWIAEELGCEAVPVERADAIDAGACDVVVFGGWFHAGGLVGKKWLARTRAAHPGTPFVAFAVGATPPEWTDMVDEAMAREFPSPELDGVERFYLRGGFAYERLSLPNKLAIKMFFKMQEKQAATDPRAAEMLSGMRGGFDGTDRAAIAPVVARVRELAAAAGQPPA; encoded by the coding sequence ATGAGCGCCATCGTGGTGTACGCGTCGCAGACAGGGTTCACGCGCCGGTACGCGGAATGGATCGCAGAGGAGCTGGGCTGCGAGGCCGTGCCGGTGGAGCGGGCTGACGCGATAGATGCAGGCGCGTGCGACGTGGTCGTGTTCGGCGGCTGGTTCCATGCGGGCGGCCTGGTGGGGAAGAAGTGGCTCGCGCGCACCCGGGCAGCGCACCCGGGCACCCCCTTCGTCGCGTTCGCCGTGGGCGCGACGCCGCCGGAGTGGACCGACATGGTGGACGAGGCGATGGCGCGGGAGTTTCCCTCGCCGGAGCTCGACGGCGTGGAGCGGTTCTACCTGCGCGGCGGGTTCGCCTACGAGAGGCTGAGCCTGCCGAACAAGCTGGCCATTAAGATGTTCTTCAAGATGCAGGAGAAGCAGGCGGCCACCGACCCACGCGCCGCCGAGATGCTCTCGGGGATGCGCGGCGGCTTCGACGGCACCGACCGCGCCGCCATCGCGCCGGTGGTCGCCCGGGTGCGCGAGCTGGCGGCCGCGGCCGGCCAGCCGCCGGCCTGA
- a CDS encoding hydrogenase maturation protease has translation MGEEHAAGGAVATGAPEDGLLPDERAAASASEGSAQVRGGAAGAPEGGAVRRIGVFCVGNKLMLDDGLGTAVYEELVERYEAPGNVEFFDVGCLSMDMLPYVRDFDVLLTVDAVDGTDAEPGTVFRFEPDAMARHSGATASLHDLKLVDLFDAATLLGYEAEGLCLGMQVENPSPAVMTVGLTPKVAAALPLLVETVAGELARLGSPLVPRAGAAG, from the coding sequence ATGGGGGAGGAGCATGCCGCGGGCGGCGCGGTCGCGACGGGCGCGCCGGAGGACGGCCTGTTGCCCGACGAGCGTGCGGCTGCGAGCGCATCGGAAGGAAGCGCCCAGGTTCGCGGCGGCGCCGCGGGCGCGCCGGAGGGCGGCGCTGTGCGGCGCATCGGGGTGTTCTGCGTGGGGAACAAGCTCATGCTGGACGACGGGCTGGGCACCGCCGTGTACGAGGAGCTGGTAGAGCGCTACGAGGCGCCCGGCAACGTGGAGTTCTTCGACGTGGGTTGCCTGAGCATGGATATGCTGCCGTACGTGCGCGACTTCGACGTGCTCCTCACCGTGGACGCGGTAGACGGCACGGACGCCGAGCCGGGCACCGTGTTCCGCTTCGAGCCCGACGCCATGGCGCGCCACTCGGGTGCCACGGCATCGCTGCACGACTTGAAGCTCGTCGACCTGTTCGACGCCGCCACGCTGCTGGGCTACGAGGCCGAGGGCCTGTGCCTGGGCATGCAGGTGGAGAACCCTTCGCCGGCCGTGATGACGGTGGGCCTCACGCCGAAGGTGGCCGCCGCGCTGCCCCTCCTGGTGGAGACGGTGGCGGGCGAGCTTGCGCGACTGGGCTCGCCGCTTGTCCCGCGCGCGGGTGCAGCCGGATAA
- a CDS encoding helix-turn-helix domain-containing protein yields the protein MDIRRTGELIRSLREERGLTQLQLTQLVGVGDKAVSKWERGGGCPDVSLLPALAEELGATVEALLAGSLSPDELQGGTMRRTAFRVCPSCENIITTTGDADVSCCGRKLGPLPVQAADDVHAVRVEDAEGDWYLTFDHPMEKAHSLGFAAVVGYDSLAVEKLYPEQGGEARLPHLPGGTLYTWCTEHGLMRHPAAHPRR from the coding sequence ATGGACATCAGACGCACCGGCGAGCTCATCCGCAGCCTGCGGGAGGAGCGCGGGCTCACGCAGCTCCAGCTGACGCAGCTCGTGGGCGTGGGCGACAAGGCCGTGTCGAAGTGGGAGCGCGGGGGCGGCTGCCCCGACGTGTCGCTTTTGCCCGCGCTCGCCGAAGAGCTGGGCGCCACCGTCGAGGCGCTTTTGGCAGGCAGCCTCTCCCCCGACGAGCTCCAAGGAGGCACTATGAGGCGCACGGCATTCCGCGTTTGCCCTTCCTGCGAGAACATCATCACCACCACGGGGGACGCCGACGTCTCCTGCTGCGGCAGGAAGCTCGGGCCGCTGCCCGTGCAAGCCGCCGACGACGTGCACGCCGTGCGGGTGGAGGACGCAGAGGGCGACTGGTACCTCACGTTCGACCATCCCATGGAGAAGGCCCACAGCCTGGGCTTCGCCGCCGTCGTGGGCTACGACAGCCTGGCCGTGGAGAAGCTGTACCCCGAGCAGGGCGGCGAGGCGCGCCTGCCGCACCTGCCCGGCGGCACGCTCTACACCTGGTGCACCGAGCACGGCCTCATGCGGCATCCCGCCGCGCACCCTCGCCGCTAG
- a CDS encoding GGDEF and EAL domain-containing protein, with protein MDANEALNSFDLDPRLFYDAIAYSTDDYLYIIDMKTDMALVSENMLHDFDLPGRVFEGLIPRWRELILERDRQSFDESIDDMLCGKTDEHDLEYQVRNRKGEYIWIVCRGLLMHDDGAPVLFSGAVTSLERKGKVDATTGLFMHGKCLQVLDRLLAHERPSGGVLLLGLDDFSRINSLNDHSFGNGVLRQFAQTLQRLLPENASAFRFDGDEFAVVLDDADRGAMEDLYRTVHAFANRQQAIEGVPYFCTVSGGIAMVGEDGSTGLDLIKHAESALEESKHRGKNTVSFFSSDMSREKLRRLELSDRLQASVMDGMRGFPLHYQPLVDADTLRIVGAEALLRWSADEFGSVSPAEFIPVLESYGLIGAVGRWVFQQAVRQCAAWDLVQPDFIMNVNISYLQLLEADFVPFVEHALVEAGTKPSRIVLEMTESYFVTDLEALRATFDRLRAIGIRLAMDDFGTGYSSLGLLSQSPADIVKIDRLFIKNIHAESFNRASIDAVIDLCHSVDIEVTVEGVEERTELDTVRAIGADSVQGFLVSRPLTAGQFEERFLGAGGPGKQEA; from the coding sequence ATGGACGCGAATGAAGCGCTGAACTCCTTCGACCTCGATCCGCGCCTGTTCTACGATGCCATAGCGTACAGCACGGACGACTACCTTTACATCATCGACATGAAAACGGACATGGCGCTCGTGTCCGAGAACATGCTGCACGACTTCGACCTGCCCGGACGCGTGTTCGAGGGGCTCATTCCCCGATGGCGCGAGCTCATACTTGAGCGCGACCGCCAGAGCTTCGACGAATCCATCGACGACATGCTCTGCGGCAAGACCGACGAGCACGACCTGGAGTACCAGGTGCGCAACCGCAAGGGCGAGTACATCTGGATCGTATGCCGCGGGCTGCTCATGCACGACGACGGCGCGCCCGTGCTGTTCTCGGGCGCCGTCACCAGCTTGGAGCGCAAGGGCAAGGTGGACGCCACCACGGGCCTGTTCATGCACGGCAAGTGCCTGCAGGTGCTCGACCGCCTGCTCGCCCACGAGCGCCCCTCGGGCGGCGTCCTGCTTTTGGGGCTCGACGACTTCTCGCGCATCAACTCGCTCAACGACCACTCGTTCGGCAACGGCGTGCTGCGCCAGTTCGCGCAGACGCTCCAGCGCCTGCTGCCCGAGAACGCCTCGGCGTTCCGCTTCGACGGCGACGAGTTCGCGGTCGTGCTCGACGATGCCGACCGCGGCGCCATGGAGGACCTGTACCGCACCGTGCACGCCTTCGCCAACCGCCAGCAGGCCATCGAGGGCGTGCCGTACTTCTGCACGGTGTCCGGCGGCATCGCCATGGTCGGCGAGGACGGCTCCACGGGGCTCGACCTCATCAAGCATGCCGAGAGCGCGCTGGAGGAGAGCAAGCACCGCGGCAAGAACACCGTGTCGTTCTTCTCGTCGGACATGTCGAGGGAGAAGCTGCGCCGCCTGGAGCTCAGCGACCGCCTGCAGGCGTCCGTCATGGACGGCATGCGGGGCTTCCCCTTGCACTACCAGCCGCTCGTGGACGCCGACACGCTGCGCATCGTCGGCGCCGAGGCGCTGCTGCGCTGGAGCGCAGACGAGTTCGGCAGCGTGAGCCCGGCCGAGTTCATCCCCGTGCTGGAGTCCTACGGCCTCATCGGCGCCGTGGGCCGCTGGGTGTTCCAGCAGGCCGTCCGGCAGTGCGCGGCATGGGACCTCGTCCAGCCCGACTTCATCATGAACGTGAACATCTCCTACCTGCAGCTGCTCGAGGCCGACTTCGTGCCGTTCGTGGAGCATGCCCTGGTCGAGGCCGGCACCAAGCCGAGCCGTATCGTGCTGGAGATGACGGAGAGCTACTTCGTCACCGACCTGGAGGCGCTGCGCGCGACGTTCGACCGGCTGCGCGCCATCGGCATACGCCTGGCCATGGACGACTTCGGCACGGGGTACTCCTCGCTCGGCCTGCTGTCGCAGTCGCCGGCCGACATCGTTAAGATCGATCGGCTGTTCATCAAGAACATCCATGCCGAGTCGTTCAACCGCGCGTCCATCGACGCCGTCATCGATCTCTGCCATAGCGTGGACATCGAGGTGACGGTGGAGGGGGTTGAGGAGCGAACCGAGCTGGACACCGTGCGCGCCATCGGTGCAGACAGCGTGCAGGGATTCCTCGTTTCGCGCCCGCTGACCGCCGGGCAGTTCGAGGAGCGCTTCCTGGGCGCGGGCGGCCCCGGAAAGCAAGAGGCCTGA